A genomic window from Melanotaenia boesemani isolate fMelBoe1 chromosome 15, fMelBoe1.pri, whole genome shotgun sequence includes:
- the sytl2a gene encoding synaptotagmin-like protein 2 isoform X11, producing the protein MGVRSSVLMKRSKKLQKQMFDHPQSREKTHSTVSLFVKKRTVSHWSELQIKPRDKMKSPTETWMARKQENFSLASWISVEQQDGKQLREQRKPSATDLESISSASDDTQTPFIQQSRVDSKEELTCKTEANFQDHEAGRLQVTDVKRSGKPDELKTEYEEDFHSHAKAKNQPSRPSIYSSEANSYVKPSPNCSSKSSSHAPPPNYKQKLLGFLKREKDRDSQVMSLQKKEQKISKQEGSRFAPDLSVDTPATTKQDTKSAQIKEVKSVQLTVLQNTPFKEMLSSLEADGQQEGLVSQETQLSKTSTREELQHEDTAKKEKETYRALQTKSDVTEEDSADKSQQNNFSQQPGYKMFVDLSKEDGTYRANPVLIYDETDESLAGSVTDLHNSELHEESIICFVLPESLNTQKQEQHNPVSVLRDSTFTSQRDGLAEAKKWTLPKVDTASHQEVSIQSNRRISSDNNEKSFAETLINQHKTKPLTLKSPKTTTKVTVHPNRSDSRSVGCSIDAQSPYHHDLIKIDTNSQERSLSPSKSPKSKDKDDKVRWSPSKTYHPKVLPRESSSTSSSKLEGSPLKTFPIEINPKTKVSEEQQEDLTPSSRQKKSPSHAAKPAVLTETNTSPTRPPAGTCSPQSKHHPHLHRSLIPQDHQHYLGPQEKAHKPPFYQDKAAVGESDAVHRPQRTIRNQSKSPSERSPQELTSLNVQNNEENSRQETTRAWSLPRPNSDTASTITNLKPMKPSLSVPLLQQNETDSTFETNLGHKRNNSSSMSNMTLSSGMASMSSISSSVSSLHPPDCGDVDIQGSIQFAVNYIQKLGEFHIFVVLVRGLAVADTKKNRSDPYVKCYLLPDKTKLGKRKTTVKKRTLNPTYNEVLRFKIKLEELKTQKLNISVWHNDTFGRNSFLGEVDLDLFQWDFSNTQINEYTLKARVSEPASAPAPSHIVEERGQMRVALRFLLQTPNSKGASRMETGEVQIWVKDCKNLPPVGGIIINPFVKCTVLPDMSFKSRQKTRVVKRTASPMFNHIMVYDGFRSEDLKEACVEITVWDHDRLKNQYVGGLRLGLGTGKSYGVDVFWMDSTRNETDLWQRMLQSDGEWVEDVLPLRMIVTAKSMSK; encoded by the exons AGTCCAACGGAGACTTGGATGGCTCGGAAGCAGGAAAACTTCAGCTTGGCCAGTTGGATTTCTGTGGAGCAGCAGGATGGGAAGCAGCTCAGAGAGCAACGCAAACCATCGGCTACTGACCTTGAAAGCATCAGCAGTGCCAGtgatgacacacaaacacctttTATCCAACAGAGTCGAGTGGATTCAAAGGAAGAACTGACCTGCAAAACTGAGGCAAACTTCCAAGATCATGAAGCTGGAAGACTCCAGGTCACTGATG TGAAACGATCAGGAAAGCCTGATGAACTGAAAACAGAGTATGAAGAGGACTTCCATTCCCATGCCAAAGCCAAAAACCAGCCATCACGACCTAGCATTTATTCTTCTGAAGCAAACTCCTATGTCAAGCCGTCACCTAACTGCAGCTCAAAAAGTTCATCTCATGCTCCTCCAccaaattataaacaaaaactacttggatttttaaaaagagagaaagacagagattCCCAAGTGATGAGTCTGcagaaaaaagagcaaaagataTCAAAGCAGGAAGGCTCCAGGTTTGCTCCAGATTTGAGTGTGGACACACCTGCCACTACCAAACAAGATACTAAATCAGCTCAAATCAAAGAGGTTAAATCTGTACAGCTGACTGTCCTGCAAAACACCCCTTTTAAAGAAATGCTCTCCTCATTAGAAGCAGATGGTCAGCAGGAAGGATTGGTAAGCCAAGAAACTCAATTATCAAAAACATCCACCAGAGAGGAGCTACAGCATGAAGACACTgcgaagaaagaaaaagaaacttatCGAGCTCTCCAGACTAAATCTGATGTAACCGAAGAGGACAGTGCAGACAAATcccaacaaaataatttctCACAGCAGCCTGGTTACAAAATGTTTGTCGATTTATCAAAAGAGGATGGCACATATCGAGCAAACCCTGTCCTTATCTATGACGAGACAGACGAATCTTTAGCAGGTTCAGTAACAGATTTACACAATTCTGAGCTACACGAGGAAAGCATCATCTGTTTTGTACTTCCTGAATCTTTAAACACCCAAAAGCAGGAGCAGCATAACCCAGTTTCAGTCCTCAGAGACTCCACTTTCACATCTCAAAGGGATGGGCTAGCTGAGGCAAAGAAATGGACACTACCCAAAGTAGACACTGCAAGTCACCAAGAAGTTTCCATTCAGTCTAACCGGAGAATATCCTCAGACAATAATGAGAAATCTTTTGCAGAAACACTAATAAATCAACACAAAACCAAGCCACTCACCCTTAAATCACCAAAAACGACAACCAAGGTTACCGTTCATCCAAACAGGTCAGATTCGAGGAGCGTTGGTTGTAGCATAGATGCACAATCGCCATATCACCATGACCTTATCAAAATCGATACCAACTCTCAAGAAAGGTCCCTCAGTCCCAGTAAATCTCCTAAATCAAAAGACAAAGATGACAAAGTTAGATGGAGTCCATCTAAGACCTACCATCCAAAGGTCCTGCCACGAGAATCGTCAAGTACTAGCTCATCAAAGCTGGAGGGGTCTCCTTTGAAAACATTTCCAATAGAAATCAACCCCAAAACTAAAGTCAGTGAAGAACAACAAGAGGATCTGACACCATCATCAAGACAGAAGAAGAGTCCTTCACATGCAGCAAAGCCAGCAGTgctaacagaaacaaacacctCTCCGACTCGACCTCCAGCAGGGACATGTTCACCACAATCCAAACATCATCCACACCTCCACAGATCTTTGATCCCCCAGGACCATCAACACTATCTGGGTCCACAGGAAAAGGCCCACAAGCCTCCTTTTTACCAGGACAAAGCTGCTGTTGGAGAAAGTGATGCCGTCCACAGACCCCAAAGAACCATTAGAAACCAGAGTAAGAGCCCCAGTGAGAGGAGTCCTCAAGAACTCACCTctttaaatgtgcaaaacaaTGAGGAAAACTCCAGACAAGAAACAACCAGGGCTTGGTCTCTACCCCGGCCTAATTCAGACA CAGCCTCTACCATCACCAACCTAAAACCAATGAAGCCTAGTCTTTCCGTGCCTCTTCTTCAGCAGAATGAG ACAGACAGCACTTTTGAGACCAACTTGGGACATAAGAGAAACAACAGCAGCTCTATGTCCAACATGACTCTCTCCTCAGGAATGGCCTCCATGTCTTCT ATCAGCAGCAGTGTAAGCAGCCTCCACCCTCCAGACTGTGGAGACGTTGACATCCAGGGAAGCATCCAGTTTGCTGTGAACTACATCCAGAAGCTTGGAGAGTTTCATATCTTTGTGGTGCTCGTCAGGGGTTTGGCTGTGGCCGACACCAAGAAGAACCGTTCAGACCC GTATGTGAAGTGCTACCTTCTTCCTGACAAAACTAAGCTGGGCAAGAGAAAAACGACAGTTAAAAAGAGGACATTAAACCCAACCTACAACGAAGTCCTCAGG TTTAAAATCAAACTGGAGGAGCTGAAAACTCAGAAGTTAAACATCTCGGTGTGGCACAATGACACTTTTGGGCGGAACAGCTTCTTGGGCGAGGTGGACCTGGATTTGTTTCAGTGGGACTTCAGCAACACACAGATAAATGAATATACATTAAAAGCCAGG GTTTCAGAACCAGCCTCAGCACCAGCTCCATCACATATAGTAGAGGAGAGAGGACAGATGAGAGTCGCCCTGAGATTCCTGCTGCAGACGCCCAACA GTAAGGGAGCATCAAGGATGGAGACTGGTGAGGTGCAGATTTGGGTGAAAGATTGCAAGAATCTTCCTCCAGTCGGAGGAATCATCATCAATCCGTTTGTAAAGTG caccgTACTTCCTGATATGAGCTTTAAGAGCCGACAGAAGACCCGGGTGGTGAAGAGGACAGCCAGCCCCATGTTCAACCACATCATGGTGTATGATGGCTTCCGGTCAGAGGACCTCAAAGAGGCCTGCGTGGAAATCACAGTGTGGGATCACGACCGACTGAAGAACCAGTATGTGGGGGGTCTGAGACTTGGGCTGGGGACAG GGAAGAGTTATGGCGTGGATGTGTTTTGGATGGATTcaacaagaaatgaaacagatttATGGCAAAGGATGTTACAGTCTGACGGTGAATGGGTGGAGGATGTTTTACCTCTGAGGATGATAGTAACGGCAAAGAGCATGTCTAAGTGA